The genomic segment CTCGGGCGTGCTCGATCGCTATCCCGATATTCGCTTTCTTGGCGCCCATGGTGGTGGCTATCTGCCGGCCTATATCGGCCGCTCCGACCATGTCTGGAAGGTCAGGCCGGAGGCGCGGCGCTGTCGCGAACGCCCCAGCGCGTATCTGCGACGCATCTGGGTTGATACCGTCGTTTTTGATGGCGATGAACTGACACGGTTGATCGATGTCATGGGGGCGGACCGTGTTCTGTTCGGCACGGACTATCCCTACGACATGGGCTCTTACACGCCTGGTGCGCTGCTGAAGCAGGCCGGGTTGGACGATACCGCGCGCCGAGCCGTTCTGGCAGATAATGCGATGGCATTGCTTGGCTGATGATTTCGGCGCGATGCGCCGCAGGAGAAGACAGATGAAACTTTCCACCATGAGTGACGGCAGCAAAGACGGCCGGCTCCATATTGTCAGTCGCGACCACAGGTTCTGCGCGCCGGCAGCCGCAGCCAAAACCATGCAGGAAGCGCTGGAGAGGTGGAGCACCGTCGAAGGAGCGTTGAGCCAAGAATATGAGGCGCTGAATAAGGCCGGCGGTGCCGCTTTCGACCCGGTGCGGGCGCTCGCGCCGCTGCCGCGCGCCTGGCAATGGCTCGATGGTTCTGCCTACGACAGCCATGGTAAATTGATGCAGCAGGTCTTCAAGCTTCCGCCGGTCGATACGCAGGGGCGACCGCTGATGTATCAGGGGATCAGCGATCGCTTCTATGGACCGCGCGACGATGTGCGGCTGCCGTCGGAGGATGACGGGATCGATTTTGAGGGTGAGTTCGGCATCATCACGGATGCTGTGCCGATGGGGATCAGTGCCGGCGACGCGGGCCAGCACATCCGCCTCATCGTTCAGATCAACGACTGGAGCTTGCGCCGGATCGCTCCGATCGAAATGAAGACCGGCTTTGGCTGGATCCACGCCAAGCCCGCCAGTGCCATGGCACCTGTCGCGGTGACGCCTGACGAACTCGGTGCCGCCTGGCGCGATGCGCGCGTTGACTTGCCCCTGAACGTGGAATTGAACGGCGGCCGCTTTGGCGCAGCGAACGGCTATCACATGAGCGTCGGGTTTGACGAACTTGTCGCGCATGCTGCTTATTCGCGGGATCTGGTCGCTGGAACCGTCATCGGCTCAGGAACGGTTTCAAACGAGAATTACCGAGAGGTTGGATCGTCCTGTATTGCCGAACGGCGCGGGATCGAATTGCTCGATCTTGGTGAGCCAAAGACGAGCTTCATGTCGTTTGGTGATCGCGTCCGTATGGAGGCGATCCTCCTGGATGGCACACCGCTTTTTGGAGCGATCGACCAGAAGGTCGTGAAGCACTAGCTGCTTCGGAAGAGCTGCGAGGGGCGGGAGCTATTGCATTTCGCGGTCGGCGTCGCCTTGGATCCAGTCGCTCGGAGAAGCACGTAATTTCGAGAGAGAGTTAGCTCGCTCGATGGCTCGGGCCTTTTTGAACGTGGCGATGCGATCCGGTGCTGGTCGATGAGACGCGTTTCGGCATGGTGGTGGCTTTCCTCGCCATGCTGTTCCTGACCAGTCTGACCGGCTCGCGCTTCCCGTGTTCCGTGCAACGTCAGCGATGGGACCGCTGCTGGCCGTGCTTCTTGGCGTCGTCTTCGCGCTGTTCTTCATTATGCCTTATGGGAAATTCGTGCTCGCCTGTCATATCCGCCGGGCTATACCCACTCCCGAAAGATCATATGGCGCGTGTCGCAAACTAACGCGCTGTTTGATTGACGTTGCCGAAACAGAATGCGCATGATGTGAGCGGAACAGTCCGCTGATATTCAAAAGAAGCATTGTGGGGAGGCGATGGCATCACACCGCAAAATATCCGACGGCCGCGTCATCATTCTTACCGGCGCCGCCGGTCTGCTCGGCAATGCCATGGCGCTAGCCTTGTTGGAGGCAGGGCATCGCGTGCTACTCACCGACCTGAATGAAGCGCCGCTGCGGCAGTTAGCTGAGGCCAGTGGCGCAGACCAGGAGAAGGTCGCGGTTTGCGCTGTGGATGTGACGACGGCATCGGGGCCCAAAGCGATAATGGGTGCGGCTCTGGAGGCTTTCGGTCAAGTCAACATGCTGATCAATAACGCGGCGCTCACGGCCTTCGCGGCCTGGCCAGAGGGCAATACGCGGCCGAAGCCGTGGGAGCTGGAGACCGCCGCGGTACGTCGCTTTTTCGAGATCAACGTTCTTGGACCGCATGCGCTGACCAGCCTGGTCGTGCCTGGCATGATCAAGCAAGGATGGGGCAGAGTGGTCAATGTCACCTGCAGTTATGATACGATGCAGGCCATTTTCCCTTATGGATCGACCAAGGCGGCGCTCGAAGCCTATACGGCGGCGTTGCAGATTCAGCTCGCCAACACCGGCGTGACCGCCAATACGATCAATCCCGGCGGTCCGGTCGCGTTTCCAGCGCATGTGGCGTTGAATCCCGGCCGCAAATGGGTGGAGCCCGAGGTGATGAACGCGCCGATCCTGTGGCTCGCGTCGGAAGCGTCCGATGGGATCAACGGTCGCCGCTATATCGGGCTGAAATGGGATTCCGCTGCGCCTTGGGAGACGGCCTTGCAGCAGGCAGGCGGCCCCATGACGTGGAAAGGCGGCGATGAGGCGCTGAAATAACTCTGCGAACCGTCAAGCCAGGGGGTTGCCTTCGGCCTGTTCGCTCAGCCCTGTTTCTCGATATTGGCGATCCGAACGAACTCGCCCCAGTCCTTGATCTGATCGCGCATGAAGGCCTGCCCCTGTTCAGGAGTCTGTAGCCAGGGATCGGAGGCAATGCTGGCGAGGAATTTTTTGCCGTCCTCACTAGAGACGACTTCGCCAAGCAGCTTGTTGAGTTCATCGATGATCGGTCGCGGTGTGCCGCTCGGCACCAGACCAGCCCACCAGCCGACCACGCTCATAGGATAGCCGAGTTCGGTCATAGTCGGATAATTGGCCGCCGCCTGAATGCGCTGCGGTGTGCTGACGGCGAGAACGCGCATGCGGTTTTGACGTTCCTGTGTGACAGCGAAAACATTGTCCGCGATGACGAAGTCGATCTTGCCGCTGGCGAGATCGTTGAGGTAGTCGAAACTGGCGCGATAAGCGATCTCGACAGCCTTCAGGCCAGCCTTCTCCAGATAGAGCGCGCCAACGACCTTGACGGCGCCGCCGGCAGCGAAGCCATAGGTTGCCTGATCGCCCTTTTCCTTCATCGCGGCGGTCAGTTCGGCCATCGATTTATAGGGCGAGTCATTGCGAACCGAGATCATATAAGGCGATTTGTTGATGGTCCCAAACACCTGCAGCGCGTGGGTGACATCAACGGTCGGGGTCTTTAAGATGTGTTCGTTGGCGGCCAGAACGCCGGCGCTGGTGACATAAAGTGTGTGTCCATCGGGCTTGGAGCGGGCGACATATTCGGTCGCGATATTGCCGAGCGCGCCGACCCGATTTTCGACAATGACGTTGCGGCCGAGCAACGGGCGCATTTTTTCGGCGAAAAAGCGCACAGTGATGTCGGCGCCGGAACCCGCCGCGAAGGCGCAGACGAACATCACGTCCCGGGTTGCGTAAGATTGTGCCCGCGCGCTGCGAACACTTATGAGG from the Beijerinckia sp. 28-YEA-48 genome contains:
- a CDS encoding fumarylacetoacetate hydrolase family protein, producing MKLSTMSDGSKDGRLHIVSRDHRFCAPAAAAKTMQEALERWSTVEGALSQEYEALNKAGGAAFDPVRALAPLPRAWQWLDGSAYDSHGKLMQQVFKLPPVDTQGRPLMYQGISDRFYGPRDDVRLPSEDDGIDFEGEFGIITDAVPMGISAGDAGQHIRLIVQINDWSLRRIAPIEMKTGFGWIHAKPASAMAPVAVTPDELGAAWRDARVDLPLNVELNGGRFGAANGYHMSVGFDELVAHAAYSRDLVAGTVIGSGTVSNENYREVGSSCIAERRGIELLDLGEPKTSFMSFGDRVRMEAILLDGTPLFGAIDQKVVKH
- a CDS encoding SDR family oxidoreductase, translated to MASHRKISDGRVIILTGAAGLLGNAMALALLEAGHRVLLTDLNEAPLRQLAEASGADQEKVAVCAVDVTTASGPKAIMGAALEAFGQVNMLINNAALTAFAAWPEGNTRPKPWELETAAVRRFFEINVLGPHALTSLVVPGMIKQGWGRVVNVTCSYDTMQAIFPYGSTKAALEAYTAALQIQLANTGVTANTINPGGPVAFPAHVALNPGRKWVEPEVMNAPILWLASEASDGINGRRYIGLKWDSAAPWETALQQAGGPMTWKGGDEALK
- a CDS encoding tripartite tricarboxylate transporter substrate binding protein; the protein is MSKISRRTFNASLPAAIGTGLISVRSARAQSYATRDVMFVCAFAAGSGADITVRFFAEKMRPLLGRNVIVENRVGALGNIATEYVARSKPDGHTLYVTSAGVLAANEHILKTPTVDVTHALQVFGTINKSPYMISVRNDSPYKSMAELTAAMKEKGDQATYGFAAGGAVKVVGALYLEKAGLKAVEIAYRASFDYLNDLASGKIDFVIADNVFAVTQERQNRMRVLAVSTPQRIQAAANYPTMTELGYPMSVVGWWAGLVPSGTPRPIIDELNKLLGEVVSSEDGKKFLASIASDPWLQTPEQGQAFMRDQIKDWGEFVRIANIEKQG